GTTGCTTTGTCGTTCCGTCCCATTTCTTTACTATGTTAAACTTTCAAAAAATGTATCTGGCGAACGTTTGCTAGGGGTGGGATCCCAGCGAATGTCCCCGGAGCCATCAGATCGGCATCCGACGGTGACAGTTTTGTGAAAAAATAACCGCACAATTTGAACAAACTGCCATGATAGTTTTACAAAATGCCAACCCAGCCCTACCCAACGCACAAAACTGCCATACGGAGCGTTCGTGAATGACATTCCCCCAGCGAACATTCACTCGGGATTGACGCCCCAAAATTTATACATTGTGCATCCCAAAGCAAACTGGTGTACCGTATTCTCTACATTTTTTTGTCCGAACTGAGGTCTATTGTGCTAAAATGAGTTTCATCCCTCTCCTTTTTTGGTGGAAAATGTTTCTTCATCTATATCTACTTCTTTTTTTCTAAAAGAGGCTATATATTCATCAAGTATCAACATTACAAGGAAATTTAAGCTATTATATGGATCATTATCCTTTAACTAATTATATTTTCTCAGCTAAAAAAGCAGCTCCTAGCTTAACTCTCAAATTTAGCTCCCTAAAAAAAATTCACACAAATTTGAACATCGATAGCTCAATTTGATTCGATGAAGACCGAAGCTATGGCCAATGAAGACCTACCTAGAAGCATCTCTAACCGATCTCTTTAATTTTTGTCCCTTATATGGACCCTTGTCCTTTAACTTCTTATATTTGCTCAGTTAAAAAAGGTTCCTAGCCAAACTCATGAATTTAGCTACCTAGAAAAACTTTGCACGAATTTGAACATCCTAGCTCGATTTGATTCAAAGTACAATGCAAACTTGGATATAACTACAGATAACATAATTAAGTTCAAACCGCAATGCATAATAAAAATTTAAACTAGTCGATTTGAATGAaataagaaaaacaaacaaaaaaaattattcCTTTTCCTCCACCGCTGTTTCGGCCTCAATCTTCACCCAGTCCACGCCGCCCGGGTCGAAGTCGGAGCCATCCAACGAAAGCTTTTTTATTTCCGCTCCGGCCACACCATCGGACGTCCCTACCTCGTCCTCATCAGCAAGCCCCTTCTTGTACAGCTCGAGCCGCCAGTGCTCCTCGGCGAGGAGCTTCGGATGCATCCGACAGAGCTCGGCCATGTAGTCTTCATCGGCTTGCACTACCTTGAGCCGCCCGAACACATCTAGGTACTCCCACACCTCGCGGCGGGAGAACACTCATGGGTCGATTTCGACGCCCGTTGGGTTGTTGCGGCTGCCGAGGGTGTAGTTGAGCTTCGCTTCGCATCCGTAGAGCGCCACCTCCTTGATGCCGCATGCCCTCGTCGCCAGCTCGAAGGAGTGATAAGAGTCGAGCCATAACCGGACGCCGGTCTCCATGTCTTTGATTTCATACACCCATATCCCCCATGGCCGTAGTCGCACGCCATGTTACTTcatcctcggcggcggcggcaacgggaTGGGGAGGGGGTACCGCTGCGGTGCGGACCTACTCTTCAAATTGGTGGCGACGACCAATGACGACTAGATCCCGCCATTTAGGGGCGGGCGATGCCGATGACAAGAAGTGTCGACGGGGGTGGGGGAGGCTGCGGGAGGGCGACGAGGTAGATTTGGGCGTCGACGGAGAATATGCACTGCGGGGAGGGAGAGGGGCGGCGCAGAGAGGGGTGTAATTTATTTCGAAGAAACGGTGCTTGGCGAGTAAATGTAAGCGTCGGTCGGTACAAGAAGTGAAAATTTATACTCCTCTAAAGCTTTTAAGGGGATCGGCTAGGTCTGGTTTAGGGCCTTAAATCAACATTTTGCTCCTCTAATTTTTTTAAATAGAACGGCCAGAGATTCTCCAAAACCTGAAAGCAagtttgctacatctcgcaccgatgAATCAGAGCCTCCAATAGCCCCCGTCGACAGAGCCGGCGAAGGAGGGGGAGGTTGACGACCTACCGGCGGAGGAGGGGTGGCGGCAAGGTATGCCCAGAGATCGCCTCTCTCGGGTTCCTAGGGTTCAGCCTTGTGGCCTCATAATGTGTTTCATCATCTTCTTTTTTaagaaaactttcgatctattcatatTTAATCATGGCAGTAGAACGAACataaaaaaaaaaataaaaattacatcatgatccgtagaccacctagcgacgactacaaataTTGAAGCGAGTCGAAGGCGCACCGCCGTTATCGCCCCTTCCTCGCCGGAGTCAGGCACAATTTATTGTAGTAGACActcgggaagtcatcgtgctaaggtctCATAACGTGTTTCATCTCTAACTAAGCAGCAGATGGTAAGAGACTAATCGGGTGATGAGTTGATTGAGCAAGTAAGAGTGCATCTCAAGCCGTGGCGCTGAAACATACATACGTCTAGGAACCATGAATCTCATACGTGTGCGTGGCAGGAGCATGTGGGAATTGTTCGTTCCAAAATGATTCGCCTCACCTGACGTGACCCCTGCTCCGGCCCCTGATCGATGGGTGTCCTTTGTAGCGTAGCCGAAATGAAATGAACCAGAGCTATCCATATAATACTACCACCACGTTACCACTGCGCGCATTTGGATTTGGTCGCCAATCAGCCCAGCCGGCGGTCTGATGATTGCACATGCGCGGGGGGCCTGCCGAGGAGATCGCGGCACCGGCGGCGCTAGCACTGTGGCTCCATTACTCGATCGATCGGTTGGTGCTACGCAGGGACGCGCGCAATGATTTGCCGAGCCGCCGATCGAGGAACCGCCGCGTCATTGCTGTCCATCTGGTAGGGTGTTTAGTTTAGTTTGAGCGACTCCTAGCCCCGTTCGTCCACCGGCCCGACCCGGTTCTGTCGCCTCTCCCGGTCTCCCGGTCCCAGTTCGTTCGGGAGAGTGGACTTCGGAGGAGTCTGACCATCCCTTCGGCAGCAGGGGTAGCACTGTAGCAGTCGCCATAGCCAGCTAgctcgaccgcggggaggaggtttGGTGTAGGGCGAAGGAGGAGTGGTTCGGGGCTGGCGGCGATCGCGGTGGATGAGAGGGACAGCAGCATCTTCTGGCTTTGGGGGCTGCAGTTTTTTGGAGCTTCCTGTTTCGATCTCTGCTGCGTGCCGCCAAACAGTTGGCGCTAGAGACAAGCGCCAAAAGTGTGAATATAGTATAGTATTATAATAAAAAGATACCGAAttttttaaaaaattctgaaacttcAGGATACCAAACATGGGTGCCCATCCTGCTTCCATCTTTGGTTTCACGAGGACTGGATGCCCGTAAGTATCCGTGTCAAAGAAAATATTGTCCGAGACGATCTATCTAAATAATTGTTTCTATACATTAGAATTTTTTGACCTCTTTTTACCGTGAATACCACGGGATTCCATTGCTCATGAAACTAAACACGGGAATACAAATGGACACCCTTGTTTGATATGTAAACAAaattctttttttttgaattttttgatatTTTCTAATATTGTATTCATATAGGGGCATGTGGCATCCTACAGCCACAAGTCCTCATTCGAATGAGGTTTCTCTACTATTTGGGTCTTTGCACGAGGTATTGAAAAATAAAAGCATCACCANNNNNNNNNNNNNNNNNNNNNNNNNNNNNNNNNNNNNNNNNNNNNNNNNNNNNNNNNNNNNNNNNNNNNNNNNNNNNNNNNNNNNNNNNNNNNNNNNNNNNNNNNNNNNNNNNNNNNNNNNNNNNNNNNNNNNNNNNNNNNNNNNNNNNNNNNNNNNNNNNNNNNNNNNNNNNNNNNNNNNNNNNNNNNNNNNNNNNNNNNNNNNNNNNNNNNNNNNNNNNNNNNNNNNNNNNNNNNNNNNNNNNNNNNNNNNNNNNNNNNNNNNNNNNNNNNNNNNNNNNNNNNNNNNNNNNNNNNNNNNNNNNNNNNNNNNNNNNNNNNNNNNNNNNNNNNNNNNNNNNNNNNNNNNNNNNNNNNNNNNNNNNNNCGGATAGATTACATAGAAAAATGTCACCCAATCGGACCCCAAAACCTAGTCCATACGTATAGACAGTCCAACGCTCATCAAACTCAATCCACATCCATCATGTCAGATCCATACCGAATCCTTTCAAGTTGCCAAATCAACCGCTGTCTCCTGCGCGCAAGTCCTCCATTTGCCACATCCGCGTCATCGTCGTCATCCCCCGTCCTTGCTCTGCGTCCGTACCACCCTCCCCATCCTCCATCCTAGCCACCAGCGTCGACTCCACCGTCTGCCCGCCAACATGGACTTTGAGTGGGCGGATTTTTTGGGTGTTTCGACCGTTGAGGTGGCCAACATAGAGAGCATCGTCCACAAGAACCAGTGTGTTTGGCTGTGCGGGCACGAGCATGCTGAGAAGAGGTTGCGGTGAACGAGGAGTTTGTCGTATCTGCCCCAACATCATCTACCACACCCACGCCCATGCTAAGAAACTCCGTCTGTAGACATGCCCAACAACCGTTCAAGGATATTCCTCAACTAAATTCGCATATTTCTTTTCTCCATATGCATTTATCGGGCCAATTTAGGATGGTAGTTATCGACTTGGAGTTTGTTGCATCCGCTCTGGCGTCACCCACCAAGCCCACGCCTTACAACATTCTGGCTTCACAATGTATTATGAAAGGCTCCCGAAGGGGGGCTTTGGGTGTGTCGGAGTTCAACGAGGCGGGTGTCCGGACTCCCTCAAACCTTCCACAAGTTTTCGCTTTGGGGGAATTCAGACATCCGGACTGATCCGCAAAAATTTTATGCATTGAGCTAGATAGCAAAGAGTGTTCGGACAACGTTGTTCGGATGTTTAGGCGCGTTTTGATGCATGCCCGTTGGAGTGACCCTAATTTCATCATAAGCCGTAAGGATGCGCTGATAAATGTACATGCACCGTCAGAAAACTGTACAAGGAGCACAGTCACCGTCATTGTTTCCTTATACAAATTGCAAGAATAATTTACAATATGTACTGTACTGTACGAAAATGTGTTTTAACGATGCAGATGTTTTGATTTAACCGGCCGAATCCAGGCTCTGGCTCTGTGTGAAAACCAAAAAactaagaaagaaaggaaaaacgaTCGATCTTCGCCCAAGCAAGAGCAGCCggcgagaaagaaagaaaaatcgaTCGATCAGGAGGATGTGTGGGTTTCTATACTTGGATGAAGGAGTGGCAGGGCACCCCCATGAGCTGCGCGAGGCTGGTGGACCTCAGCTTCCTCTCGGTCACGGCAGGGTCTTCCAGGAGCAGCACCTTGTCCTTGTCCTGGACGCCGGCCATGTGCAGGTGGTCGCCGTCGTCCCTCTCCCGGCCCCGGTACAGGAGCCGCTGCTCCCTGGGCCAGAGCCCAGTGGCCAGCGACAGCAGCACCTTGAGGTCGCCGAAGGTGGCGGTGGCGTCGACGGACACGTCGTGCTGCCACCCGCCGCAGCCGGCGGATACTTTCACCAGGATGGCCGCGACGGCGTCGTCGCAGCCGTCGTCGTCGGGCTTATGCACCAGCATCCCGCCCGGGCGCACCTCCCACTCGATCCTCTCGTGCTCGGCCACCATGGCGCACATGTCCACCCCGCCGATGCCGCCCGCCGTGCTCTTGGACCGGCTCCTGAACAGCCTCCTCGGGCTCGGAATCTTCACCATCTCTGCTCctagctctctctgtttctctctgcctGCCTCGCGTGTGAGCAGTGTGCGTGACGATGGATGGTCGATCACTCGATGTATAGATAGCTAGCTGCTTCTGCTCTCTGCTCTCTGGGTGTGGTGCTGTGTGAGGCTTGATGATGAGATGCTTGGGATTTTAAAGGGGACGCGGATCCTAAAAGGACGAGGACAAGGTCGGCAGTCGCGACAGGGACGAGAGCCATGCGCGGGCGCGAAAAGATACTCCTATATGGCCATATGGGTGGTGACTAGGCGAAGCTTAGCGGGAACAGATTAGCGTTAATCGAGCGTTGTTGACGCTGAGTCGACACGAGTGAGGCGACACATGTCTGCTGTTGCTGAGGCGACGAGATCGGCAGCACATGGGGAGGTGGCAACGAACGCGGTCTCCGCCCTGCAACTGCATCAATGGCTGGAGCCGACGGAATCATCCCACCAGCTGCAGGTTTAGTTTTGTTGTTTACCCTTATAAGTATATACTATTTATCATTTTTCTTGTTTTCTACTTTGCTCTGTTCCTAAATCCTGTCTGGTTTTAGTTCATTCACCAACAGTGggaatatttatttatttatttttatagtaTACGCCATGGAGTTGTGTGTCAGACTCATAGAAAAGATTAAGACAGCTGATACAACATCTTTCGGCATATACAACGAATCATAGCAACTAAGGTTCTTGCGAACCGGCTGAAGGGTATACTGCCATTTCTTATATCAGAAGAACAGAGCGCCTTTGTGTCGGGACGGCTGATCACGGATAATGTCTTGGTGGCATACGAGTGTGTACATGCAATTcggaaaaggaagagaaagaaGAGCTTATGTGCAATCaagttggatatgatgaaggcgtaTGATAGGGTTGAgtggatttttttggaacaaattaTGGCACAGTTCGGCTTCGCCCCCCAATGGGTATCCATGATCATGAGATGTGTTACATCGGCGAGATTTTCGGTTAAGTTGAATGGTGGACTATCGAGGAAGTttttacctgttggggaacgtagtaatttcaaaaatttcctacgcacacgcaagatcatggtgatgcatagcaacgagaggggagagtgttgtctacgtacccttgtagaccgacagcgaaagcgttatgacaacgcagttgatgtagtcgtacgtcttcacggcccgaccgatcaagcaccgaaactacggcacctccgagttctagcacacgttcagctcgatgacgacccccggactccaatccagcaaagtgtcggggaagagttccgtcagcacgacggcgtggtgacgatcttgatgttctcccgtcgcagggcttcgcctaaccaccactacaatattatcgaggattatggtggaggggggcaccacacacggctaagagaacgatctccaagattaacttgtgtgtctagaggtgcccccctgcccccgtatataaaggagcaaggggggagaggcggccaaggggaggaggcgcgcccaagggggggcaatcctactccaagtaggattcccccctctttcctagtccaagtaggagagggggaggaagggaaggagaaggggaaggaaggagagggaggaaaaggaggaaagaggggccggccccctagtccaattcggtttgggctaggggggcgcgcgccctgcctcttctcttccaccacttggcccatgaggcccattgcttcttcctcgtattcccgtaactcctaggtacccccgaaaatacccgaatcactcggaacctttccgatgtctgaatatagtcgtccaatatatcgatctttacgtctcgaccatttcaagactcctcgtcatgtccccgatctcatacggtactccgaactccttcggtacatcaaaactcataaactcataatataactatcatcgaaaccttaagcgtgcggaccctacgggttcgagaacaatgtagacatgaccgagacacgtcttcggtcaataaccaatagcggaacctggatgctcatattggctcctacatattctacgaagatctttatcggtcagaccgcataacaacatacgttgttccctttgtcatcggtatgttacttgcccgagattcgatcgtcggtatctcaatacctagttcaatctcgttactggcaagtctctttactcgtttcgtaatacctcatctcgcaactaactcattagttgcaatgcttgcaaggcttatgtgatgtgcattaccgagagggcccagagatacctctccgacaatcgaagtaacAAATccgaatctcgaaatacgccaacccaacatgtacctttggagacacatgtagagcccctttataatcatccagttacgttgtgacgtttggtagcacacaaagtgttcctccggcaaacgggagttgcataatctcatagtcataggaacatgtataagtcatgaagaaagcaatagcaacatactaaacgatcgggtgctaagctaatggaatgggtcatgtaaatcacatcattctcctaatgatgtgatcccgttaatcaaatgacaacacatgtctatggttaggaaacataaccatctttgattaacgagctagtcaagtagaggcatactagtgacactttgtttgtctatgtattcacacatgtattatgtttccggttaatacaattctagcatgaataataaacatttatcatgaaataaggaaataaataataactttattattgcctctagggcatatttccttcagtctcccacttgcactagagtcaataatctagatcacatcgccatgtgatttaacatcaatagttcacatcaccatgtgattaacacccatagttcacatcgtcatgtgaccaacactcaaagggtttactagagtgagtaatctagttcacatctatatgtgattaacactcaaagagtactaaggtatgatcatgttttgcttgtgagagaagcttagtcaacgagtctgccaaaattcagatccgtatgtattttgcaaatttctatgtctacaatgctctgcacggagctactttagctaattgctcccactttcaatatgtatccagatgaagacttagagtcatccggatcagtgccaaaaacttgtatcgacgtaatccttttacgacgaaccttttgtcagcttcataatcgagaaacatatccttataccactaaggataattttgaccgatgtccagtgatctactcctagatcactattgtcttcccttgccaaaaacagtgtagggtatacaatagatctggtacatagcatggcatactttatagaacctatgactgaggcatagggaatgactttcattctctttctatcttctgccatggtcgggctttgagtcttactcaatttcacaccttgtaacacaggcaagaactctttttttgactgttccattttgaactacttcaaaatcttgtcaaggtatgtactcattgaaaaagcttatcaagcgtcttgatctatctctatagatcttgatgctcaatatgtaagcagcttcaccgaggtctttctttgaaaaactcctttcaaacacttctttatgctttacagaataattctacattatttccgatcaacaatatgtcactcacatatacttatcagaaatgttgtagtgctcccactcactttcttgtaaatacagacttcaccgcaagtttgtataaaactatatgctttgatcaactcatcaaagcgtatattccaactccgagatgcttgtactagtccatagatggatcggtggagcttgcacattttgttaacacctttaggattgacaaaaccttctggttgcatcatatacaactcttctttaagaaatccattaaggattgcagttttattatccatttgccagatttcataaaatgccgcaattgataacatgattcggacaggctttaagcatcgatacgagtgaggaaatctcatcgtagtcaacaccttgaactttgtcaaaaacctttttcgacaagtctagctttgtagatagtaatactactatcagcgtccgtctttctcttgaagatccatttaatctcaatggcttgccgatcatcgggcaagtcaaccaaagtccatactttgttctcatacatggatcccatctcagatttcatggcctcaagccattttgcggaatctgggctcatcatcgcttcctcatagttcgtaggttcgtcatggtcaagtaacatgacctccagaacaggattaccataccacactggtgcggatcttactctggttgacctacgaggttcaatagtaacttgatctgaagtttcatgatcaatatcattagcttcctcactaattggtgttggtgtcacaggaaccagtttctgtgatgaactactttccataagggagcaggtacagttacctcatcaagttctacttttctcccactcacttctttcaagagaaactccttctctagaaaggatccattcttagcaacgaatgtcttgccttcggatctgtgatagaaggtgtacccaacaatctcctttaggtatcctatgaagacatatttctccgatttgggtttgagcttatcaggatgaaactttttcatataagcatcacaaccccaaactttaagaaacgacaattttggtttcttgccaaaccacatttcatacggcgtcgtctcaacggatttagatggtgccctttttatgtgaatgcagctgtctctaatgcataactccaaaaatataatggtaaatcggtaagaaacatcatagatcgcaccatatatagtaaagtatgattacgacgttcggacacaccattactctgtggtgttccgggtggcgtgagttgcgaaactattccacattgtttcaaatgaaagccaaactcgtaactcaaatattcgtctccgcgatcaaatcgtagaaacttcattttcttgtcatgatgattttccacttcactgtgaaattctttgaacttttcaaatgtttcagacttatgtttcatcaagtagatatactcatatctgctcaaatcatctgtgaaggtcagaaaataacgatacccgccgcgagcctcaacactcatcggatcgcatacatcagtatgtattatttccaataagttagttgctcgctccattgttccggagaacggcgttttagtcatcttgcccatgaggcatggttcgcaagcatcaagtgattcataatcaagtgattccaaaaacccatcagcatggagtttcttcatgcgctttacaccaatatgacctaaacggcagtgccacaaataagttgcactatcattattaactttgcatcttttggtttcaatattatgattatgtgtatcactacgatcgagatccaacgaactattttcattggatgtgtaaccatataaggttttattcatgtaaatagaacaacaatttattctcttacttaaatgaataaccgtcaataaacatgatcaaatcatattcatgctcaacgcaaacagcaaataacacttatttaggttcaacactaatccc
The Triticum dicoccoides isolate Atlit2015 ecotype Zavitan chromosome 3A, WEW_v2.0, whole genome shotgun sequence genome window above contains:
- the LOC119272422 gene encoding BAG family molecular chaperone regulator 4-like; this translates as MVKIPSPRRLFRSRSKSTAGGIGGVDMCAMVAEHERIEWEVRPGGMLVHKPDDDGCDDAVAAILVKVSAGCGGWQHDVSVDATATFGDLKVLLSLATGLWPREQRLLYRGRERDDGDHLHMAGVQDKDKVLLLEDPAVTERKLRSTSLAQLMGVPCHSFIQV